Proteins from a single region of Gambusia affinis linkage group LG12, SWU_Gaff_1.0, whole genome shotgun sequence:
- the prpf38b gene encoding pre-mRNA-splicing factor 38B isoform X2, giving the protein MANVGNQLPTQAVSKPPSGKHGNVLPLWGNEKTMNLNPMILTNVLSSPYFKVQLYELKTYHEVVDEIYFKVTHIEPWEKGSRKTAGQTGMCGGVSGKYTQPPTDLLDWYNDFLDDEEELDVKAGGGCVMTIGEMLRSFLTKLEWFSTLFPRIPVPVQKAIDQQMKARPRKVAQKEPEEEAEFTESGRQGERRHSRTPRRTPSPKRSPKRSRSRSHHRERDRHGPSFDRELERERDRQRKERDGGRDRERDRADRGDRERRRSRSADRNREHKRSLSGSRERRGERREKERDGAEDRSRKKDRDHHKDRGTERDRSRDRKSRAENDERRHKEDRDRHREDRKAKRSSRSRSRERRHKGGAEEKSRKRDRSHSRERERERDGERSHKRSRSKERSRHQQESSNEHSKHGERRRSQSVE; this is encoded by the exons ATGGCTAACGTCGGAAACCAACTACCAACGCAGGCCGTTAGCAAGCCTCCATCAGGAAAACATGGCAACGTATTGCCCCTATGGGGAAACGAAAAGACTATGAACCTAAATCCAATGATTCTTACAAATGTGCTCTCCTCGCCGTATTTCAAGGTTCAGCTGTATGAACTAAAGACCTACCATGAGGTTGTGGACGAAATCTATTTCAAG GTGACTCACATTGAGCCCTGGGAAAAGGGAAGCAGAAAGACTGCAGGCCAGACCGGAATGTGCGGAGGGGTAAGTGGGAA ATACACTCAGCCTCCAACAGATTTATTAGACTGGTATAATGACTTCCTGGATGATGAGGAG GAGCTTGACGTAAAAGCAGGCGGCGGCTGTGTCATGACCATTGGGGAGATGCTGCGTTCCTTCCTGACCAAACTGGAATGGTTCTCCACGCTGTTTCCCAGAATCCCAGTGCCCGTTCAAAAGGCGATTGATCAGCAGATGAAGGCGAGGCCCCGTAAGGTGGCCCAGAAGGAGCCGGAGGAGGAGGCCGAGTTCACAGAGTCAGGAAGGCAAGGAGAACGACGACACTCCAG GACGCCAAGACGGACGCCGAGTCCCAAAAGGTCTCCCAAGCGATCGAGAAGCAGGAGCCACCACCGCGAGAGAGACCGCCACGGGCCGAGCTTCGACCGGGAACTAGAGAGGGAGCGGGACCGgcagaggaaggagagggaCGGGGGGCGGGACAGAGAGCGGGACAGGGCAGACAGAGGGGACAGGGAAAGACGGAGATCACGTAGCGCAGACAGGAACAGAGAACACAAAAGAAGTCTCAGTGGCAGCAGAGAGCGGAGAGGCGAACGcagggagaaagagagggaCGGAGCAGAAGACAGGAGCAGGAAGAAAGACAGGGATCACCACAAGGACAGAGGGACAGAGAGGGACAGGTCCAGAGACAGGAAGAGCAGGGCGGAGAACGACGAGCGGAGGCATAAAGAAGACAGGGACAGACACAGGGAGGACAGAAAAGCCAAACGGTCGAGTCGGAGCAGAAGCAGAGAAAGGAGGCATAAAGGCGGAGCGGAGGAGAAGAGCAGGAAGAGGGATCGCAGCCACAGCAGAGAGAGGGAGCGAGAGCGGGATGGGGAGCGCTCCCACAAACGCAGCCGCAGCAAAGAGAGGAGTCGCCACCAGCAGGAGTCCAGCAACGAGCATAGTAAACACGGTGAACGGAGAAGAAGTCAGAGTGTGGAGTAA
- the prpf38b gene encoding pre-mRNA-splicing factor 38B isoform X1 has protein sequence MANVGNQLPTQAVSKPPSGKHGNVLPLWGNEKTMNLNPMILTNVLSSPYFKVQLYELKTYHEVVDEIYFKVTHIEPWEKGSRKTAGQTGMCGGVRGVGTGGIVSTAFCLLYKLFTLKLTRKQVMGLITHTDSPYIRALGFMYIRYTQPPTDLLDWYNDFLDDEEELDVKAGGGCVMTIGEMLRSFLTKLEWFSTLFPRIPVPVQKAIDQQMKARPRKVAQKEPEEEAEFTESGRQGERRHSRTPRRTPSPKRSPKRSRSRSHHRERDRHGPSFDRELERERDRQRKERDGGRDRERDRADRGDRERRRSRSADRNREHKRSLSGSRERRGERREKERDGAEDRSRKKDRDHHKDRGTERDRSRDRKSRAENDERRHKEDRDRHREDRKAKRSSRSRSRERRHKGGAEEKSRKRDRSHSRERERERDGERSHKRSRSKERSRHQQESSNEHSKHGERRRSQSVE, from the exons ATGGCTAACGTCGGAAACCAACTACCAACGCAGGCCGTTAGCAAGCCTCCATCAGGAAAACATGGCAACGTATTGCCCCTATGGGGAAACGAAAAGACTATGAACCTAAATCCAATGATTCTTACAAATGTGCTCTCCTCGCCGTATTTCAAGGTTCAGCTGTATGAACTAAAGACCTACCATGAGGTTGTGGACGAAATCTATTTCAAG GTGACTCACATTGAGCCCTGGGAAAAGGGAAGCAGAAAGACTGCAGGCCAGACCGGAATGTGCGGAGGG gTGCGTGGAGTTGGCACTGGTGGCATTGTATCAACTGCTTTCTGTCTTCTTTACAAACTGTTTACTCTCAAGCTAACACGCAAACAGGTGATGGGTCTCATCACTCACACAGATTCTCCGTACATCAGGGCACTTGGATTCATGTACATAAG ATACACTCAGCCTCCAACAGATTTATTAGACTGGTATAATGACTTCCTGGATGATGAGGAG GAGCTTGACGTAAAAGCAGGCGGCGGCTGTGTCATGACCATTGGGGAGATGCTGCGTTCCTTCCTGACCAAACTGGAATGGTTCTCCACGCTGTTTCCCAGAATCCCAGTGCCCGTTCAAAAGGCGATTGATCAGCAGATGAAGGCGAGGCCCCGTAAGGTGGCCCAGAAGGAGCCGGAGGAGGAGGCCGAGTTCACAGAGTCAGGAAGGCAAGGAGAACGACGACACTCCAG GACGCCAAGACGGACGCCGAGTCCCAAAAGGTCTCCCAAGCGATCGAGAAGCAGGAGCCACCACCGCGAGAGAGACCGCCACGGGCCGAGCTTCGACCGGGAACTAGAGAGGGAGCGGGACCGgcagaggaaggagagggaCGGGGGGCGGGACAGAGAGCGGGACAGGGCAGACAGAGGGGACAGGGAAAGACGGAGATCACGTAGCGCAGACAGGAACAGAGAACACAAAAGAAGTCTCAGTGGCAGCAGAGAGCGGAGAGGCGAACGcagggagaaagagagggaCGGAGCAGAAGACAGGAGCAGGAAGAAAGACAGGGATCACCACAAGGACAGAGGGACAGAGAGGGACAGGTCCAGAGACAGGAAGAGCAGGGCGGAGAACGACGAGCGGAGGCATAAAGAAGACAGGGACAGACACAGGGAGGACAGAAAAGCCAAACGGTCGAGTCGGAGCAGAAGCAGAGAAAGGAGGCATAAAGGCGGAGCGGAGGAGAAGAGCAGGAAGAGGGATCGCAGCCACAGCAGAGAGAGGGAGCGAGAGCGGGATGGGGAGCGCTCCCACAAACGCAGCCGCAGCAAAGAGAGGAGTCGCCACCAGCAGGAGTCCAGCAACGAGCATAGTAAACACGGTGAACGGAGAAGAAGTCAGAGTGTGGAGTAA